One Pseudobutyrivibrio xylanivorans genomic window, TCGAACAGCCTTGGCCAGGACTTGTTTCCGGCGGACCAAACATTGGCCTCCAGGATGAAAAGGCCCAGACCCTTCCAAAAGATTCTGCACCTATGAAATGCTACATTGACCACGTGGACTGCTATTCACTTAACGAAATAACCATTTACTGGAATTCACCTCTCGTCTTCGTAATGGCTGGACTTCTATAACCCTGCGGCTCCTTGATTTTTTCAAGGGGCCGCTATTGTTGTACCCATTTATATATGCTCATAGCCCAATGCCTCCTGCCGCAGCCTGCCCGCCCCCCACTGGCCACAGCCCAAGACGCCATGCCCCCTTCCCAGTTCTCATGCAGCATTTGAACAAAATGTTAGATTTTCTTAAGCTGCTAGTGGAGCTTTATGTGGGTGTCCTTCTATTGGTTTTGCACTTCGAAGCCACTGTATTACACAACACAGACACATTGAAGTCTAAATAAGCCCCTCTGCACAAAGCTTAGGATAATTGCATTCATACTCCATTCGCTAAGTGGAATTAAAAAAATGAGTTTTGTATGTATATGCACCGTGCTTTATGCAACATCGTGTTGCTGTCGCACTTGTGCCGCCGTCCCAATGTCATTTAGATAGCAAAAATACAAAAAATTTAGTATCATAAAAATCATGATGATTCAAAACATAATACAGCCAGTTCTCGGGTTTACGGTCAAAAATATTATTTTTGAAAAAGGCAAACAGACAGTCTGGGGAGACTGCCTACTGAAAGGTATTTAATTGTTTTGAGTTATCGGTAGGATAACGGTACAGCTGACTGGCGACGTATTATTCTTTTGAATTTACGTCCCGGTCGGACTGGTACTAAGAATCTGTTTATTAATTTCTCTAAATCCTTCACTACTCCAATTATGTAAAGACGTACAAACTTCTGTATCTGTGAGTGATTGAAGTTGTATGTATAAGTGTTGCTTGCACTTTCTCTTTTTGTTATGGAATTTGCGATACATGATGAAAAATTATATAGCGTCAATTTCCCATATATTTCCTGGATTAAGAAATCTGATTTTAACGAATGAATATGAACCATATTTCCCGCATATTTTAAGTACCGAAAGGCCGTTTCTTCACCCCATCTTAAGTTATAAAGTTCTTTTATTGTGTCTAATGAAAATACATCCCTAGGAAGATTAGTTACGATATATTCAGACACCCCAGACGAAAGAGGAAATTTTAAAACACGAAGTCTTAATAAATCCACTTTATCTTCGCCATACTCGATAAAATCATAACGGTATTCTTTTCTTATTAAATGATAGTTTTCATATTTACAATTTTTTCCATGGCGTATACGTCCGATATTTATAGTAAAATTCCCGTCAAAAAGACAATCCTCAACCACATGCTTGTCTTTACAGCAAAGGGCGAGAGCATCATTTTCCTTAATGCGAATCAAAAATAGTTGATTATTGTTAATTGCATGCGCAAAAATATTAAAAGTTGCATAACCTCGATCTGCAATGAAGATCCTTTTTTGTTCTGATAGTGAGCACTTATCTAAAAATTTACAGAAAGCATCTCTTTCATTCATTCCTTTCATCCCTTGAATTTCAATATCAAGAAAAAAGTTCTGGTCTTGAAGCGCTGACAACATTGGCAAATGATATATGCCGGTTGCCTCCATAACTATACGAATTTCTCCATCCAGCCGCTGAATCATTTGAATCAGATTCTTCAACTCACTCTCTGTGTGCATTACCTCAAATGGGCTTGCGACAATCTCTCCATAAGGTTTCAGTATACACACTGTACTTTTCTCCTTTGAAACATCAATACCTACGCTGATCATACATAACCTCCTATACTTGAATTAGTAATTGTTTACCACCCACACTTATTACCATTCATTTTAGTTGGTTACACGGGAGCTTATCCCTACCTGCTTAAGCGAATACTTATAATAAGGGGTTGGTTGACAGTTTTTGTTGCCGGATGTGATAATCCAAAAAGCGGCTCGCCATACCAATTACTCCCCTTATTATAAAAAAATAAGTGCAGATGTCAGAGTTAATTACTCTCTAACAACTACACTTTTATGGTACTAAATAGCGGCCCCACACTACACAGTGTAGAGCCGCAGGGTATACATTGTCCCACGTAGTATTACGAAATGTTCGGTTTCTTGGCATCGGTACTCCAGTACATACTTTTGAATTCTGTAGGAGTGCAGCCTTTCTGAAGCTTGAACATACGTATAAACGAAGATATTGAAGTGAAGCCACAATTAAGTGCTACATCAGTAACGGAAATGCCTGGCTCCACCAAAAGATCCTGTGCTTTTGCAATACGTTTTTGATTAACGTATTTGTAGAAGCTGGTGCCAGTGAACTGCTTGAAGAGTCGTTCAAAATAGAACTTGCTGAAGCCGCTCATGTCGGCGATATCATCAAGCTTCAAATCCTCTGAGCAGTGTGCGTTAATGTAGTCACAAATCTCCATAAATTTTGGAGCATACTCTTCTTTTACGATTGGATTGTAATTCGTATTTACGTTAGTGTTGGAGTAGTTGGTTCCAATTAAAACTAGCATCTTCAGGAGCTTGCTGTAGATATTCACCTCGGAAAATGGCTCGTTTGCCATATACTCCTCGCGGATATCGATGAGCATCTCTTTTACTATACCGTGAATCTCAGGATACTCTTCCTTTGTGATGACACAATATGGGGACATAATTGAAAACAGAACCTCCACATCCCTCATGAATCTAAGGGTGGTGGTGTTTGGCTGAAAAATAATTCGGCGACCTGTAGGCGGCGCAACGATAGAGTGCACACACCCTGGACAAATAATGCAGATATCCCCCTCCTGAAGCATTACTTCCCCATTTGAAAAAACCATTTTGTAAGTATTTTCCACTGGCATAATAATTTCAATTGCTGGGTGCCAGTGCATTGGATAGTCTTCGTACTGTGTATTATCATAAAGCTTCAAGCTAGTGCTCTGCTTATAGTTTACGGTCTCAAAAATCCCATCCAGGCTTTCGATCATAACATCCTTCTCCTTCCAGCCCCATCAAGGGCAATAATTGATAAAAACCTCCGTCTTCAATTCTTGCGCATATTCTGTAAATAATCAAGCTATTTTTGCAAAAATTCTCAACAATTTTATCCACATTTGTGCAACTTTACCCAATGCTCTGCAATTTGATAGTCAATATTATACAATACAACGTTATCAAGCCCTAACAAATTAGCAAGATTTAATAATCAACTAACAACAATTTAAATGAATGTGAACAAATTGTGTGCTAAATTAAATACAAGAGAAAAGTTAACAGACAAATGAAACAGATTTGACGTGTCTGTGGTTTGTCAATGTCAAAACTGAATAGGGGGAAGTTCATTTGTCTGATTCAACGGAGATGCTTTTAAATTGCCTCTGTTGAACAACCGTTAGAAGGAGGAGACATAATGAAAAAGAAATTGTTTGCGACTTTAATGTCAGCAATGATGGTTGCATCTTTATTTACAGGATGTGGCTCATCAGCAGGTTCATCTGATTCTGCTTCAAGCTCAGGCTCAGATGCATCAGCAGACGGTGTACAGGAGATTACCTGGATGTTCTGGGATGATCTTGATGCTACACAGGATCTTATCTCTCTTGGATACAAGGAGAATGTTGAAAGATTCAACAAAGATTACGAGGGCAAGTATCACGTTAACGTTGTTACAACAAACCTCGAAGAGTACTATGACAAGTTAAATGCATTGGTTGCTGCAGACCAGACACCTGATGTATTTATTGTTAGCCCAGGTCCACAGCTTACAGATTATGTAGCACCTGGTATCGCTGCTCCACTTGATGACTATCTTAACGATGGTTGGAAGGATACATTCACAAGTGATGCAGTATTTACACAGCAGACATACGACGGCAAGATTTACGCAGTACCTCTTAATACAGCTGCTGCTTGCTGCTTCTATAACACAGAGATGTTTGAAAAAGCTGGCGTTGAAGTTCCTACAAACTGGGATGAAATGCTTACAGCTTGCGACAAGCTTCAGGCTGCTGGCTACACACCAATCACAATCTCAGCTGGTACAGCATGGTGCCTTTCAATGGTAGCTGGTTACCTTTGTGAAGCTGAAGGCGTTGACCTTTCTAAGCTTGCAGATGGTTCTGCTTCATGGGAGGATGGAAAGCTTGAAGCTGCTGCAACAAAGCTTGTAGAGCTTTCAAAATACTTCCAGCCTACAGCTGCTGGTGATACAAACGACGTTGCTACAGCAAACTTCTACAACGAAGAAGCTGCAATCCTTATCCAGGGTTCATGGGCAATTGGTCAGATCAACGGTGAAAACCCAGACTTCGAGTCTAAGTGTGGTGTATTCCAGTTCCCAGGCGTAAAGAGACTTATTGCTAAGTCTGATTCACTCTGCATGAGCTCATCAACAAAATCTCCTGAGGCATGTGCTGCATTCATGAAATACTTCACAGATGACACAGCTCAGAAGTACACAGCAGAGGTTGGTGGAAAGATTCCTGTAACAAAGGTTGAGTACGATGCTTCAGCAGCACCTGCACAGCTTTCATACGTAATGGATATCTTTGAGAACGCTCAGGGTACATTTGGTTTCTATAATGAGTCAATGCCTACAACAGAGACAGGCTCACACTTCGATGACACAATGGTATCAGTATTCCTTGGTGACTTAACACCAGCAGAGGCTGCTACCGATATGGAAGAGTTCTACAAGGCAAACTGCCGATAACATTCTTTTTCTTCAATACCTTTATTATAGGGGCGCAACTTCCCTGCGCCCCGATTTTTTTACCATTCAGAGGCCAATAAAATTAAATTAGTGCTGAATGGTAGGTAGTAAATAACTAGCAAAAAGTAAGGAAAATAAGTTATGGATAAATTACTTCGAAATAAAAAAGCCATTGTCATTTTCATGGCACCAGCGTTAATTTTATTTACATTCATCCTTTTTATTCCAATCTGCCAATCAGTTTATTATTCTTTCTGTGATTACAACGCTTTGACACCAGCGAAATGGGTTGGATTAAAAAACTATCAGGGATTACTTCAGGACAAGACACTCAAAATTGCATTAAAGAATTCTATTTTCTTCCTGATTTATTCTTGCGTAACTCAGCTTATAATGGGTCTCTTTCTAGCGGCTCTTCTTACAAATATAGATAAAGGAAGAAACCTTTTCAAAAACATCATTTACCTGCCATGCGTTCTTTCATCTGCTGCACTTGGTTTGTTGTGGATGTTCATTTTCAGTCCAAAGCTTGGTATCAATCAGCTTCTTCAGAAAATAGGTATGGAAGGACCTCTTTGGTTGATGGACACCAAGGGCTTCATCATACTTCCAATGTGGGTAATCGCATTCGTTGCTTTATGGCAGTACGTTGGACAGTCAATGATGCTTTACATGGCTCAGATTTCAGGCATTAGCAAATCATTATATGAAGCAAGTTACATTGATGGTTGCAGCAAGGCCAAGAGCTTTAGATACATCACTCTCCCGCTCGTTCGACCTATGGTTGCAACCGCAATGTCACTTAACGCCATCGGTTCTCTGAAATTCTTCGACATGATTTTCAACATGACTGAGGGTGGTCCAAACCACAAGACTGAGGTGCTTGCAACTCACCTTTATCAGCAAGGCTTCAAGTATTTCAAATACGGTTACGCCAGTGCAATCGGCGTGTTACTCCTCGTGCTTTGCCTCGCCGTTACGTTGTTTATAAATAAAGTAGTTAAAACCGAACCATACGAGATGTAAATGTTTATAAAATAGAAGTGAACATCTGTAGCTATAAATCTCTATGTATTACAAAAGGGAAGCATTCTAAGCTGACCGGAGTAATACATAGGATTGAGAGCGTAACAGATGTGGACTATAGGAGTTTATTATGAAAAAAGTTTCTATTTGGCAAATAATTATATATATCTTTTTGATAGTAATGGCAGTGCTTTATTTAGCTCCATTGCTTTGGACCTTCAATGTTTCTTTTAAGACAAACAAAGAAATTTTCACTGCTCCATTTGCACTTCCGCAGGATGCAACATTTGAAAACTTCACCTTCGCATGGACAGCTGGTAAGCTGGGTATCGCAACACTGAATTCATTTATTGTCTGCGTTGTAACACTGCTCCTCAGCATGATTATCGGTTCCATGGCAGCATTCGGCATTGCCCGTCTGCGTTGGAAGTTTTCACACCTGGCACTTGTATATTTCCTTACCGGAATGATGATTCCTGTACACTGCGTTTTGATTCCTCTTTTCACACGTTTTGCAAAGGTTGGACTTTCAAACAGCCTTACAGGTCTTGTTCTTCCATATTTGACCTTCTCTCTTCCAATCACAATCTTTATCATGGTTGGATTCTTTGAGGGAATGCCAAACGAGCTTATTGAAAGCGCCTGCATCGACGGTGCATCAATCTACCAGATTTTCTTCAAGGTTTGCCTTCCACTAGGAAAGACTGGTCTTTTTGTAACAGGCCTTATGACCTTCGTAGGAAACTGGAACGAGCTCTTACTTGCAATGGTATTTATATCTGATGATATGAAGAAAACACTTCCTGTTTCTCTTTCAAAATTCGTTGGACCTTATAATACAAACTACTCACAGATGTTTGCAGCCATCATCATCGCAATCATACCAACTATTGTTGTATATTGCGCTTTCTCTAACCAGATTGTAGATGGATTGACTGCGGGCGCGGTAAAAGGCTAACCCGCTAGCGCAAAAGCATCAAAACTATTACTTACAGGAGAATAAAACAGAAGAAATGAAAGCACAAAACACCCCACTAGTTACTGAACTATTTACAGCAGATCCATCTGCTCACGTTTACCAGGACAGAATTTACATCTATCCTTCTCATGACATACCTCATAATGGTGAGGACAATGACAACGGCGATGAGTATCAGATGGAAGATTATCACGTTTTCTCAATGAGTGAGGACAGCGACGAAGTCATCGACCACGGAATGGTTTTACATCAGAATGATGTACCTTGGGTAAGCAGCCAGATGTGGGCTCCAGACTGTGTATTAAAGGATGAGGTTTATTACTTAGTTTTCCCTGCAAGAGACAAGGATGGTAACTTCAGACTTGGTATTGCAGAAAGCAAAAATCCAGCTGGACCATTCACACCACGACCTGAGTGCATACCAGGAAGCTTCAGCATTGACCCTTGCTCCTTCATCGATGACGATGAGAAGGTATATATTCTTTTCGGCGGTCTTTGGGGCGGTCAGCTCGAGAAATATCGTACTGGCAGCTTTGATTCTAATGGCACTGAGCCACCAAAGGATGAGCATGCTGTATGGCCTAAGATTGCTTTAATGAAAGATGATATGTCTGAATTTGCAGAGGTTCCAAGAGATATTGTAATCCTTGATGAAAATGGCAATGAGCTTTTAGCTGGCGATGAGGACAGAAGATATTTCGAAGATCCATGGATGCACAAGCACAATGGAAAGTACTACTTCTCGTACTCAACTGGCACCACACACTATATCGTATATGCGGTATCAGATACACCATATGGTCCATTTACTTATCAGGGTCGAATCCTTGAGCCAGTACTTGGTTGGACAACCCACCACTCAATAGTAGAGTACCACGGAAAGTCCTACCTCTTCTATCACGATTGCGAGCTTTCAAACGGCATCAATCACCGCAGAAACGTAAAGTACTGCGAGCTCTCGTATAACAGCGATGGCTCAATTAAAACTATCGTTCCAGAATACGAATAATATACACAATGAGCCCCCAGTTACGGCTACAAGCCTTAGAGTCTCTTACTAGATGTAAGCTAAAGCTTACTAGACCACAAAAGTTGATTGCTAAAGCAATCATCCTTTTGGGATCATATTTCGGCTACATGCCTCATTCAGAGACCTAAGAGCTTGATGCCTACTGGGGGTTCTTTATTTTAATGGGTGTATTATTAACTAACCTTTAACGGCGCCTTCGGCAATTCCGTTGACCATATTTTTCACAAGACAAAAATACAGTAATACGATAGGTACCGCTATAAATACGCTGCCTGCTGCAAAGCGAGCGAATTCTGTTTCATCCAGACTCATTAGTCCTACAGCAACAGTGTATAAATCCTTTTCCTTTAACAATAGCTTTGGCAAAATAAAATCTGACCAAGGCCAAGTGAAGGAAGTCAATGCCGTGTACACGATAATAGGCTTTGACAGGGGCAAATTAATTTTCCAAAATATCTGGGCTGAATTTGCTCCATCTATCTTTGCTGCCTCATCAATAGCCTTTGGGATAGTATCAAAAAAACCCTTCTGTGTCAGATACCCCATTGGTGCACCTGCTGCATAAATGAGTATCAATCCCCAAATCTGATTAATCAATCCAAACTGAGTCATTAAAATATATATGGCAGTCATTCCCATAAATGAAGGAAACATACTTAGCACCATGGTTGATTTCATCATCGGCTTTCTTGCTTTAAAATCAAAACGCGACATTGTGTAAGCCGTAAGTATTGTGAGTAATGTTCCAAGGACACAGCTTCCCACAGCCACAAAAAGGGTGTTTAAAAACCACCTTGGATAATTGTACATAGTAGTATCAGTAAACAGCTTCTTGAAGGTATGTATGCTATAGCTTGTTGGGAAGAATCCATCAAAGGAATAAATGCTTCCCGACTTTGAAAACGAGGCTAACACAATCCACAGACATGGAAAGAAAAATATGAATGCGACAGCTATAAGACAAACATAAGTCAATGTCGTATCAATTATTTTACCCGCAGAATTACTTTTTATCATTGGAAAGTATCCTCCTCT contains:
- a CDS encoding glycoside hydrolase family 43 protein, encoding MKAQNTPLVTELFTADPSAHVYQDRIYIYPSHDIPHNGEDNDNGDEYQMEDYHVFSMSEDSDEVIDHGMVLHQNDVPWVSSQMWAPDCVLKDEVYYLVFPARDKDGNFRLGIAESKNPAGPFTPRPECIPGSFSIDPCSFIDDDEKVYILFGGLWGGQLEKYRTGSFDSNGTEPPKDEHAVWPKIALMKDDMSEFAEVPRDIVILDENGNELLAGDEDRRYFEDPWMHKHNGKYYFSYSTGTTHYIVYAVSDTPYGPFTYQGRILEPVLGWTTHHSIVEYHGKSYLFYHDCELSNGINHRRNVKYCELSYNSDGSIKTIVPEYE
- a CDS encoding carbohydrate ABC transporter permease, which codes for MKKVSIWQIIIYIFLIVMAVLYLAPLLWTFNVSFKTNKEIFTAPFALPQDATFENFTFAWTAGKLGIATLNSFIVCVVTLLLSMIIGSMAAFGIARLRWKFSHLALVYFLTGMMIPVHCVLIPLFTRFAKVGLSNSLTGLVLPYLTFSLPITIFIMVGFFEGMPNELIESACIDGASIYQIFFKVCLPLGKTGLFVTGLMTFVGNWNELLLAMVFISDDMKKTLPVSLSKFVGPYNTNYSQMFAAIIIAIIPTIVVYCAFSNQIVDGLTAGAVKG
- a CDS encoding ABC transporter substrate-binding protein, which codes for MKKKLFATLMSAMMVASLFTGCGSSAGSSDSASSSGSDASADGVQEITWMFWDDLDATQDLISLGYKENVERFNKDYEGKYHVNVVTTNLEEYYDKLNALVAADQTPDVFIVSPGPQLTDYVAPGIAAPLDDYLNDGWKDTFTSDAVFTQQTYDGKIYAVPLNTAAACCFYNTEMFEKAGVEVPTNWDEMLTACDKLQAAGYTPITISAGTAWCLSMVAGYLCEAEGVDLSKLADGSASWEDGKLEAAATKLVELSKYFQPTAAGDTNDVATANFYNEEAAILIQGSWAIGQINGENPDFESKCGVFQFPGVKRLIAKSDSLCMSSSTKSPEACAAFMKYFTDDTAQKYTAEVGGKIPVTKVEYDASAAPAQLSYVMDIFENAQGTFGFYNESMPTTETGSHFDDTMVSVFLGDLTPAEAATDMEEFYKANCR
- a CDS encoding carbohydrate ABC transporter permease, with the protein product MDKLLRNKKAIVIFMAPALILFTFILFIPICQSVYYSFCDYNALTPAKWVGLKNYQGLLQDKTLKIALKNSIFFLIYSCVTQLIMGLFLAALLTNIDKGRNLFKNIIYLPCVLSSAALGLLWMFIFSPKLGINQLLQKIGMEGPLWLMDTKGFIILPMWVIAFVALWQYVGQSMMLYMAQISGISKSLYEASYIDGCSKAKSFRYITLPLVRPMVATAMSLNAIGSLKFFDMIFNMTEGGPNHKTEVLATHLYQQGFKYFKYGYASAIGVLLLVLCLAVTLFINKVVKTEPYEM
- a CDS encoding transposase, translating into MISVGIDVSKEKSTVCILKPYGEIVASPFEVMHTESELKNLIQMIQRLDGEIRIVMEATGIYHLPMLSALQDQNFFLDIEIQGMKGMNERDAFCKFLDKCSLSEQKRIFIADRGYATFNIFAHAINNNQLFLIRIKENDALALCCKDKHVVEDCLFDGNFTINIGRIRHGKNCKYENYHLIRKEYRYDFIEYGEDKVDLLRLRVLKFPLSSGVSEYIVTNLPRDVFSLDTIKELYNLRWGEETAFRYLKYAGNMVHIHSLKSDFLIQEIYGKLTLYNFSSCIANSITKRESASNTYTYNFNHSQIQKFVRLYIIGVVKDLEKLINRFLVPVRPGRKFKRIIRRQSAVPLSYR
- a CDS encoding helix-turn-helix domain-containing protein, with protein sequence MIESLDGIFETVNYKQSTSLKLYDNTQYEDYPMHWHPAIEIIMPVENTYKMVFSNGEVMLQEGDICIICPGCVHSIVAPPTGRRIIFQPNTTTLRFMRDVEVLFSIMSPYCVITKEEYPEIHGIVKEMLIDIREEYMANEPFSEVNIYSKLLKMLVLIGTNYSNTNVNTNYNPIVKEEYAPKFMEICDYINAHCSEDLKLDDIADMSGFSKFYFERLFKQFTGTSFYKYVNQKRIAKAQDLLVEPGISVTDVALNCGFTSISSFIRMFKLQKGCTPTEFKSMYWSTDAKKPNIS
- a CDS encoding sugar ABC transporter permease — its product is MIKSNSAGKIIDTTLTYVCLIAVAFIFFFPCLWIVLASFSKSGSIYSFDGFFPTSYSIHTFKKLFTDTTMYNYPRWFLNTLFVAVGSCVLGTLLTILTAYTMSRFDFKARKPMMKSTMVLSMFPSFMGMTAIYILMTQFGLINQIWGLILIYAAGAPMGYLTQKGFFDTIPKAIDEAAKIDGANSAQIFWKINLPLSKPIIVYTALTSFTWPWSDFILPKLLLKEKDLYTVAVGLMSLDETEFARFAAGSVFIAVPIVLLYFCLVKNMVNGIAEGAVKG